The Lycium barbarum isolate Lr01 chromosome 10, ASM1917538v2, whole genome shotgun sequence genome includes a region encoding these proteins:
- the LOC132614354 gene encoding protein PELOTA 1: MKIVRRDLVPDGPGSVKIIPEEADDLWVAYNLIAEGDTVLAVTVRKVLREAASGGRDAERVKLKLEIKVENVEYDKEGSALRIRGKNILENEHVKIGAFHTLEIELHRPFVLRKVVWDSLAREVLRQASDPSASADLAVVLMQEGLAHILLIGKSVTITRSRIETSIPRKHGPAIAGYDKALNKFFDNVLQAFVKHVDFKVVRCAVIASPGFTKDQFHRHLLLEAERKQLRPIIENKSRILLVHTTSGYKHSLKEVMDAPNVMNMIKDTKAAKEVQALKEFFNMLSNDPDRACYGPKHVEVAHERMAVQTLLITDDLFRSSDVASRKKYANLVDSVKGSGGTALIFSSMHVSGEQLAQLTGIAAILRFPLPELEDIEM, translated from the exons ATGAAGATTGTTCGTAGAGACCTTGTTCCTGATGGCCCTGGTAGTGTCAAG ATAATTCCAGAAGAAGCTGATGATTTATGGGTTGCTTATAATCTGATAGCTGAAGGTGATACTGTCTTAGCTGTTACTGTCAG GAAGGTCTTAAGGGAAGCTGCTTCTGGAGGAAGAGATGCTGAACGAGTGAAACTGAAATTGGAAATTAAAGTCGAG AATGTCGAGTATGACAAAGAAGGTTCTGCCTTGCGTATTCGTGGGAAGAATATCCTGGAGAATGAACATGTAAAG ATAGGGGCCTTTCACACTCTGGAAATTGAGCTACACAGACCTTTTGTGCTAAGAAAG GTGGTCTGGGACTCACTGGCAAGGGAGGTTCTTCGTCAAGCTTCTG ATCCTTCTGCAAGCGCTGATCTGGCTGTGGTTCTGATGCAAGAAGGATTGGCACACATACTTCTTATTGGCAAAAG CGTGACTATTACTCGTTCTCGTATAGAGACTTCTATACCACGCAAGCATGGACCAGCTATTGCAGGTTATGATAAG GCGTTAAATAAGTTCTTTGACAATGTTCTACAG GCCTTTGTCAAGCATGTTGATTTCAAAGTAGTTCGCTGTGCTGTGATTGCAAGTCCAGGATTCACCAAg GATCAGTTTCATCGTCACCTGTTGTTGGAAGCCGAGAGGAAGCAGCTAAGACCTATAATAGAAAATAAGTCACGCATACTTCTTGTCCATACAACCTCGGGATACAA ACATAGTTTGAAAGAGGTTATGGATGCCCCAAATGTAATGAATATGATAAAAGATACAAAAGCAGCCAAAGAG GTTCAAGCCCTAAAGGAATTTTTCAACATGCTTTCAAAT GATCCTGATCGTGCATGCTATGGACCAAAGCACGTTGAAGTTGCTCACGAGCGAATGGCTGTCCAGACACTTCTTATTACTGACGATCTCTTTAG GAGTTCTGATGTAGCGTCGAGGAAAAAGTATGCTAATCTGGTTGATTCAGTCAAGGGTTCAGGTGGCACTGCTCTCATTTTCTCTTCAATGCATGTTTCAGGAGAAC AACTGGCACAGCTAACTGGCATTGCTGCAATCCTTCGTTTTCCTTTGCCGGAACTGGAAGACATTGAGATGTGA